A stretch of Zootoca vivipara chromosome 13, rZooViv1.1, whole genome shotgun sequence DNA encodes these proteins:
- the LOC118094137 gene encoding gastric inhibitory polypeptide-like: MKSFKVLFLLLVSVSFVLMEENDSRENTETSKFLQRRYSEGTLASDYSRTLDSMMKKNFVEWLLNRRESMIDNRIDPSRRDAEPAALDTRNQGTEAGSQEATDFIKCILQNMGKQSLALPKGSDDWEDVRRQEHLAWLISADLCRPMLQ, from the exons ATGAAGTCCTTCAAagttctcttcctccttttggTCTCTGTCAGCTTTGTGCTGATGGAAGAAAACGATTCAAG AGAAAACACCGAGACCTCCAAGTTTCTGCAGAGACGGTATTCAGAGGGGACATTAGCAAGCGATTACAGTCGAACTTTGGACAGCATGATGAAGAAGAACTTTGTGGAGTGGCTCTTGAACAGGAGAGAGAGCATGATTGA TAACAGAATTGACCCATCCAGGAGAGATGCTGAACCCGCAGCATTAGATACAAGGAATCAAGGCACTGAAGCTGGATCTCAGGAGGCAACGGACTTCATCAAATGCATTCTGCAAAATATGGGGAAACAGAG CCTGGCTCTGCCAAAAGGTTCCGATGACTGGGAGGATGTCCGGAGGCAAGAACATCTggcatggctgatttctgctgaCCTCTGCAGGCCAAT GCTTCAATAG
- the SNF8 gene encoding vacuolar-sorting protein SNF8 produces the protein MHRRGVGAGAIAKKKLAEAKYKERGTVLAEDQLVQMSKQLDTFKTNLEEFASKHKQEIRKNPQFRVQFQDMCATIGVDPLASGKGFWSEMLGVGDFYYELGVQIIEVCLALKHRNGGLITLEELHQQVLKGRGKFAQDVSQDDLIRAIKKLKVLGNGFGILPVGGTYLIQSVPAELNMDHTVVIQLAEKKGYVTISEIKSSLKWEAERAKQVLDHLLKEGMAWLDTQAPVEPQYWLPALFTELYSQEITPEEAKEALP, from the exons ATGCACCGCCGGGGAGTCGGGGCCGGCGCCATCGCCAAGAAGAAGCTGGCCGAG gCCAAATACAAGGAACGTGGGACAGTTTTGGCTGAAGACCAGTTAGTCCAG ATGTCCAAGCAGCTGGATACATTTAAAACTAACCTCGAAGAGTTTGCCAGCAAACACAAGCAAGAGATCCGTAAAAATCCGCAGTTCAGAGTCCAGTTCCAGGACATGTGTGCAACGATCGGAGTTGATCCCCTAGCCT CTGGCAAAGGATTCTGGTCAGAAATGTTGGGTGTTGGAGATTTTTACTACGAGCTTGGCGTTCAGATTATTGAAGTCTGTCTAGCTCTAAAGCACAGAAATGGAG GGCTGATAACACTGGAAGAACTTCACCAGCAAGTGCTCAAGGGGAGAGGAAAATTTGCGCAAGACGTCAGCCA AGATGACCTCATCCGGGCAATTAAGAAGTTGAAAGTTCTAGGAAACGGCTTTGGGATCCTTCCTGTTGGTGGGACCTACCTGATCCAGTCTGTGCCGGCTGAACTAAATATGGACCACACTGTTGTGATACAACTCGCTGAG AAAAAGGGGTACGTGACCATCAGTGAGATCAAGTCGAGTTTGAAGTGGGAGGCGGAACGAGCGAAGCAAGTTTTG GATCACTTGCTGAAAGAGGGTATGGCATGGCTCGATACCCAAGCTCCAGTGGAACCACAGTACTGGCTACCTGCCCTCTTCACAGAGCTTTACTCTCAGGAAATCACACCAGAAGAAGCGAAGGAAGCTTTACCTTGA
- the UBE2Z gene encoding ubiquitin-conjugating enzyme E2 Z, which yields MMAESPAAEEAAAAAVLAAPLASAGPGAGAGGGGGGGPGVFLPAELLAVAGLGSAGAASGAGAGVGSGGASVPGIPSSAAAAAAAGVLLSHSAFWDPTTSGDWDGERPSPACLLRIKRDIMSIYKEPPPGMFVVPDPHDMTKIHALITGPFDTPYEGGFFLFLFRCPPDYPIHPPRVKLMTTGNNTVRFNPNFYRNGKVCLSILGTWTGPAWSPAQSISSVLISIQSLMTENPYHNEPGFEQERHPGDSKNYNECIRHETIRVAVCDMLEGKCPCPEPLRGVMEKSFMEYYDFYEGVCKERLHLQGQTMQDPFGEKRGHFDYQSLLLRLQGIRLKVQEKHQQENPDIDSESSSSETETDTQGSIKA from the exons ATGATGGCGGAGAGTCCGGCTGCCGAGGAGGCGGCTGCGGCCGCGGTGCTGGCGGCGCCGCTGGCGAGCGCAGGGCCGGGAGCtggagcgggcggcggcggcggcggcgggcccgGGGTCTTCCTGCCGGCCGAGCTCTTGGCGGTGGCGGGGCTCGGGTCGGCCGGGGCCGCATCCGGAGCGGGTGCGGGAGTCGGGTCTGGCGGGGCCTCGGTCCCCGGGATCCCCAGCTCGGCCGCTGCGGCCGCCGCGGCCGGGGTGCTCCTCTCGCACTCGGCCTTCTGGGACCCCACCACCAGCGGCGACTGGGACGGCGAGAGGCCGAGCCCTGCTTGCCTGCTCCGCATCAAACG AGATATCATGTCTATCTACAAGGAACCCCCTCCTGGAATGTTTGTAGTGCCTGACCCCCATGATATGACCAAG ATTCATGCGTTGATCACAGGCCCCTTTGACACGCCTTACGAAGGGGGTTTCTTCTTGTTCCTGTTTCGCTGTCCTCCAGATTATCCCATCCATCCGCCGCGGGTCAAACTGATGACAACCGGGAATAACACAGTGAGGTTTAACCCTAACTTCTACCGCAATGGGAAGGTCTGCCTCAGTATTCTAGG TACGTGGACCGGTCCAGCCTGGAGTCCTGCCCAGAGCATTTCCTCGGTCCTTATATCTATACAGTCCCTGATGACTGAGAACCCTTATCACAACGAGCCTGGCTTTGAGCAG GAAAGACATCCGGGAGACAGTAAAAATTACAACGAGTGTATTCGGCATGAGACTATCAGGGTTGCTGTGTGTGACATGCTAGAAGGAAAATGCCCTTGTCCGGAGCCTTTACG GGGTGTCATGGAAAAGTCCTTCATGGAGTATTATGATTTCTACGAGGGGGTATGCAAAGAGCGGCTTCACCTCCAAGGACAGACGATGCAG GATCCCTTCGGCGAGAAGCGAGGGCACTTTGACTACCAGTCCCTTCTGCTGCGTTTGCAAGGAATCCGCCTGAAAGTGCAGGAGAAACACCAGCAGGAGAACCCAGACATAGACTCAGAAAGCAGCTCCtctgagacagagacagacactcAAGGGAGCATTAAGGCTTAG